In one Lolium rigidum isolate FL_2022 chromosome 3, APGP_CSIRO_Lrig_0.1, whole genome shotgun sequence genomic region, the following are encoded:
- the LOC124704598 gene encoding uncharacterized protein LOC124704598 — translation MATARVGACLLVAVMCLSCGAAAAARSPEARMHRHLKRLNKPAVKSIESPDGDIIDCVHISHQPAFDHPFLKNHTIQMRPSYHPEGLYDESKTSSADGEKPMVQLWHQNGRCSPGTVPVRRTKKDDLLRASSFRRYGRKKHTVANPMSVDPAMLNEGGHQHAISYVQGEKYYGAKATINVWDPKIEQPNEFSLSQLWILGGSFGEDLNSIEAGWQVSPDLYGDNNTRLFTYWTSDAYQATGCYNILCSGFVQINSEVAMGASIFPLSGYSGSQYDISILIWKDPKEGHWWMQFGKEYVLGYWPSFLFSYLADSASMIEWGGEVVNSQPDGVHTSTQMGSGHFPEEGFSKASYFKNIQVVDSTNNLKAPRGLGTFTEQSNCYDVQNGNNGDWGSYFYYGGPGRSSNCQ, via the exons ATGGCCACCGCGCGCGTCGGCGCGTGCCTGCTGGTGGCGGTGATGTGCCTCTCGTgcggcgcggcggccgcggcgaggTCGCCCGAGGCCAGGATGCACCGCCACCTCAAGCGCCTCAACAAGCCCGCCGTCAAGAGCATCGAG AGCCCTGATGGGGACATCATAGACTGCGTGCACATCTCGCACCAGCCGGCCTTTGACCACCCTTTCCTCAAGAACCACACTATCCAG ATGAGGCCGAGCTATCACCCGGAGGGTCTGTACGACGAATCCAAGACCTCCTCTGCCGATGGCGAGAAGCCTATGGTTCAGTTGTGGCACCAGAATGGCAGGTGCTCTCCCGGCACCGTCCCGGTCCGGAGAACCAAGAAGGATGACCTGCTCCGGGCAAGCTCGTTCCGGCGGTATGGAAGGAAGAAGCACACCGTGGCGAACCCGATGTCCGTCGACCCCGCCATGCTCAACGAGGGCGGCCATCAA CACGCGATATCGTACGTTCAAGGCGAGAAGTACTACGGCGCGAAGGCGACGATCAATGTCTGGGATCCCAAGATCGAGCAGCCGAACGAGTTCAGCCTGTCCCAGCTGTGGATCTTGGGGGGCTCCTTCGGGGAGGACCTCAACAGCATCGAAGCTGGCTGGCAG GTTAGCCCTGACCTCTATGGGGACAACAACACAAGGCTGTTCACCTACTGGACC AGTGATGCGTACCAGGCCACAGGTTGCTACAACATACTGTGTTCAGGGTTCGTTCAGATCAACAGTGAGGTGGCCATGGGAGCCAGCATCTTCCCCCTCTCAGGCTACTCCGGCTCACAGTATGACATCAGCATACTGATCTGGAAG GATCCGAAAGAGGGACACTGGTGGATGCAGTTCGGCAAGGAGTACGTGTTGGGGTACTGGCCGTCGTTCCTCTTCTCGTACCTAGCGGACAGCGCGTCGATGATCGAGTGGGGCGGAGAGGTGGTGAACTCGCAACCCGATGGCGTGCACACGTCGACGCAGATGGGCAGCGGGCACTTCCCGGAGGAGGGGTTCAGCAAGGCGAGCTACTTCAAGAACATCCAGGTGGTGGACAGCACAAACAACCTCAAGGCTCCCCGGGGCCTGGGCACGTTCACGGAGCAGTCCAACTGCTACGACGTGCAGAACGGCAACAATGGCGACTGGGGCTCCTACTTCTACTACGGAGGCCCCGGCAGGAGCTCCAACTGCCAGTAG